One window of Tenacibaculum maritimum NCIMB 2154 genomic DNA carries:
- a CDS encoding T9SS type A sorting domain-containing protein, translating to MKSKLLRICFFFLISFTSFSQSFIEKQLPKPENVSPFFIGSLAKSTIHYGARPANFNGEVILFNHGYIDLNQLLFTNNTFYQDAFNEGYQVVFVATTRGEGMWVNGKLLAESIDIITRKYNVENLYIIAHSNGGKASEVAMYTHGKKDKVKRVFALGTPYWGTYLADITQQWWFNWLWKATSLNGGGATSTTYYCNNVVRPYFDNHPYNEPEKFFILGGSSFSEGSTPLAPVMLFSGAILYTHQGTNDGVSPYNSTLRPNGNYLFKRNQAQIDHIDIALGQYVWKFIKPYLKDYYPRKNSPNTRNTPIYASKVISNYQIINSENAYDKIILDKGNQHARLNIFHKVSSDAFNLTLNNGYLTPENKKDFTTNKHNSSYLLSKEKELELLPIQLEANSKFVAFIHQPNGPKMTYEALEKNKNLIVSFQDTKADLATFDVNAIITKTSDLYGNKVNDASNVYSFTYNSVTNNFTLDTSSFDNGVYSIHLTGTHSDFNRSLVSGFTVGNISDMPIKALSTPEESTQFSAKLKSNFIKDHLEIVNTSAKNNQVIVEIYNLNGQRVLYNQSIRTDSSYRISTDKLQRGLYLVKITINAKKKSFKIIKQ from the coding sequence ATGAAATCAAAACTACTAAGGATTTGTTTTTTCTTCCTTATTTCCTTTACTTCCTTTTCTCAAAGTTTTATTGAAAAACAACTTCCTAAACCAGAAAACGTAAGCCCCTTCTTCATAGGCTCACTAGCAAAATCTACAATTCATTACGGAGCTAGACCCGCTAATTTTAACGGTGAAGTTATTTTATTTAACCATGGGTATATTGACCTAAATCAACTGTTATTTACAAATAACACTTTTTATCAAGATGCTTTTAATGAAGGATATCAAGTTGTATTTGTAGCTACAACAAGAGGTGAAGGAATGTGGGTAAACGGAAAGTTGCTAGCCGAATCTATAGACATTATTACTCGTAAATACAATGTAGAAAACTTATATATCATAGCTCACAGCAATGGAGGTAAAGCTTCTGAAGTAGCAATGTACACACACGGAAAAAAAGATAAAGTAAAACGAGTTTTCGCTTTGGGAACTCCTTATTGGGGAACCTATCTGGCCGATATAACCCAACAATGGTGGTTTAATTGGCTTTGGAAAGCTACTAGCCTCAACGGAGGAGGAGCTACTTCTACAACCTACTATTGCAATAATGTTGTTCGCCCATACTTTGATAATCATCCTTATAATGAACCTGAAAAGTTTTTTATTTTAGGAGGCTCTTCCTTTTCAGAAGGAAGTACTCCACTAGCTCCTGTAATGCTATTTAGTGGTGCTATCCTATACACTCATCAAGGAACTAATGATGGAGTTTCTCCTTATAACAGTACTTTACGCCCTAATGGAAATTATCTTTTTAAACGAAATCAAGCTCAAATAGACCATATTGATATCGCTTTAGGGCAGTATGTTTGGAAATTTATAAAACCCTACTTAAAGGATTATTATCCAAGAAAAAATAGCCCCAATACAAGAAATACTCCTATTTATGCTAGTAAAGTAATTAGTAATTACCAAATCATCAACTCTGAAAACGCTTATGATAAAATAATCTTAGATAAAGGCAATCAACATGCCAGATTAAATATTTTTCACAAAGTAAGCTCTGATGCCTTTAACTTAACTCTTAACAATGGTTATTTAACTCCTGAAAATAAAAAAGATTTTACCACAAACAAACACAACAGTAGCTATCTACTTAGTAAAGAAAAAGAATTAGAGCTACTCCCTATTCAACTAGAAGCTAATTCTAAATTTGTTGCTTTTATTCACCAACCTAACGGTCCGAAAATGACATACGAAGCTCTTGAAAAAAACAAAAACTTGATAGTGTCTTTTCAAGATACCAAAGCTGATCTCGCTACTTTTGATGTAAATGCTATTATTACCAAAACTTCTGATTTATATGGCAACAAAGTAAATGACGCTTCTAACGTATATTCTTTTACCTATAATTCAGTAACCAATAACTTTACCCTGGATACTTCTTCGTTTGATAATGGAGTTTATAGCATACATTTAACAGGTACTCATAGTGATTTTAACAGGTCGCTCGTTTCTGGCTTTACTGTAGGAAATATTTCTGATATGCCAATCAAAGCACTCAGCACTCCAGAAGAAAGCACGCAATTTTCTGCTAAGCTAAAAAGTAATTTTATTAAAGATCATTTAGAAATAGTTAATACGAGCGCTAAAAACAATCAAGTTATAGTCGAAATTTATAACCTAAACGGTCAAAGAGTACTGTATAACCAATCAATAAGAACGGATTCCTCTTATAGAATCTCTACAGATAAATTGCAAAGGGGACTATATCTTGTAAAGATTACCATCAATGCTAAAAAGAAAAGTTTTAAAATTATCAAACAATAA
- the lpdA gene encoding dihydrolipoyl dehydrogenase, giving the protein MKYDIIVIGSGPGGYIAAVRASQLGKKVAIIEKYATLGGTCLNVGCIPSKALLDSSHHYYDAVHHFEEHGISVENPAFDFGKMVERKAKVVEQTTGGIKYLMDKNNIAVFEGLGSFVDATHVKITKNDDTEEIIEGTNTIIATGSKPSTLPFISLDKERIITSTEALKLKEVPKHLLVIGGGVIGLELGSVYKRLGAEVTVIEYAPKITPTMDADVSKELTKVLKKQGVKFNVSHGVTAVERKGEEVIVKATNKKGAEVEFKGDYCLVAVGRKPYTEGLALENAGVKLNERNQVAVNSHLQTNISNIYAIGDVVEGAMLAHKAEEEGVVVAEYLAGQKPHIDYNLIPGIVYTWPEVAAVGKTEDELKTAGIAYKAGKFSMRALGRSRASGDIDGFVKVLADKNTDEVLGVHIVGARAADLIMEAAVAMEFRASAEDIARICHGHPTYSEAVKEAAKAAWDGKPLNA; this is encoded by the coding sequence ATGAAATACGATATTATCGTTATTGGTTCTGGTCCTGGAGGTTATATTGCCGCGGTTAGAGCTTCTCAATTAGGAAAAAAAGTTGCTATTATTGAAAAATACGCAACCTTAGGAGGAACTTGTTTAAACGTTGGATGTATTCCTTCAAAGGCTCTTTTAGATAGTTCTCATCACTATTATGACGCTGTTCATCATTTTGAAGAGCATGGAATTTCTGTTGAAAATCCTGCATTCGACTTTGGTAAAATGGTGGAGCGAAAAGCAAAAGTTGTTGAACAAACTACGGGAGGAATCAAGTACTTAATGGATAAAAACAATATAGCTGTTTTTGAAGGGTTAGGTTCTTTTGTGGATGCTACACATGTCAAAATCACAAAAAATGATGATACCGAGGAAATCATTGAAGGTACTAACACCATTATAGCAACTGGATCTAAACCATCAACACTACCTTTTATTTCTCTAGACAAGGAAAGAATAATTACTTCTACAGAAGCTTTGAAACTAAAAGAAGTTCCTAAACATTTATTAGTAATTGGTGGTGGAGTTATTGGATTGGAATTAGGTTCTGTTTATAAACGATTAGGAGCCGAAGTTACTGTTATTGAGTATGCTCCAAAAATTACTCCAACAATGGATGCCGATGTTTCTAAAGAACTTACTAAAGTCCTCAAAAAACAAGGTGTTAAATTTAACGTAAGTCATGGTGTAACCGCTGTAGAAAGAAAGGGAGAAGAGGTCATCGTTAAAGCTACAAATAAAAAAGGAGCTGAAGTAGAGTTTAAAGGAGACTATTGTTTAGTTGCTGTTGGTCGTAAACCATACACGGAAGGTTTAGCTTTAGAAAATGCTGGGGTAAAACTAAATGAAAGAAATCAGGTAGCCGTTAACAGTCACTTACAAACGAATATTTCTAATATATATGCAATCGGTGATGTTGTTGAAGGAGCGATGCTTGCTCATAAAGCAGAAGAAGAAGGCGTTGTTGTTGCGGAGTATTTAGCTGGCCAAAAACCTCATATCGATTATAATTTAATCCCTGGTATTGTATATACTTGGCCAGAGGTTGCTGCTGTTGGCAAAACAGAAGACGAATTAAAAACTGCTGGTATCGCATATAAAGCAGGGAAATTTTCTATGAGGGCATTAGGTCGCTCACGCGCAAGCGGAGATATTGATGGTTTTGTAAAGGTATTAGCTGATAAAAATACTGATGAAGTCTTAGGAGTCCACATTGTTGGAGCCCGCGCTGCTGATTTAATAATGGAAGCTGCCGTAGCTATGGAATTTAGAGCCTCAGCAGAAGATATCGCTCGTATTTGCCATGGGCATCCTACCTATTCAGAAGCGGTAAAAGAAGCTGCAAAAGCTGCTTGGGATGGAAAACCTCTAAACGCCTAG
- a CDS encoding DUF6923 family protein translates to MKQIYFLFLAIIFILNENLIIAQTSVITGLNSPRALVLNGKDLYIAESGGNKISKIDITEASPTLIDVVTGLSSPTALAFKGNNLYFTQNHNKISKIDITESSPTPTDVVTGLNFPNALALNENYLYVSQNDRILKIDITESPAVVTNLMVNLTSSYGLTLNGNDLYVSEINGGKIFKIDLAENSPTPVEITTGLNFPNALTLSGNYLYISELNAKKVVRIDTTKTTPVSTDDITTELEFPSALTSNESNLYIADFSKGEVLKVSLNTTLSIDDVSSLNKTINIHPNPSTDFIYFSNLTSKKNYTILNASGVTISNGSISNQEKIDISNYASGTYFLKFNNITSIKFIKQ, encoded by the coding sequence ATGAAACAAATTTATTTTTTATTCCTAGCTATAATTTTCATTTTAAATGAAAATCTAATTATTGCGCAAACTAGCGTGATAACGGGGTTAAATTCTCCTAGAGCGCTCGTATTAAACGGAAAGGATCTTTATATTGCTGAATCAGGTGGAAATAAAATTTCAAAAATAGACATTACGGAAGCTTCTCCTACTCTTATAGATGTTGTAACAGGATTAAGTTCTCCTACTGCACTAGCATTCAAAGGAAACAACCTTTATTTTACTCAGAATCACAATAAAATTTCAAAAATAGACATTACTGAATCCTCTCCTACTCCTACAGATGTTGTAACTGGGTTAAATTTTCCTAATGCATTAGCTTTAAACGAAAATTACCTTTATGTTAGTCAAAATGATAGAATCTTAAAAATAGATATTACAGAAAGTCCAGCTGTTGTTACAAATCTAATGGTAAATCTAACTTCTTCTTATGGGCTAACCCTAAATGGAAACGATCTCTATGTTTCTGAAATAAATGGAGGTAAAATCTTCAAAATAGATCTTGCTGAAAATTCTCCTACTCCTGTAGAAATTACAACTGGACTAAATTTTCCCAACGCATTAACTCTAAGTGGAAACTACCTTTATATTTCTGAACTAAATGCAAAGAAAGTTGTACGAATAGATACTACTAAAACAACTCCGGTTTCTACTGATGATATTACAACAGAATTAGAATTTCCTTCTGCGTTAACCTCAAATGAGAGCAACCTTTATATTGCTGATTTTAGTAAAGGTGAAGTTTTAAAAGTTAGTTTAAATACCACTCTATCAATCGATGATGTATCATCACTTAATAAAACAATAAATATACACCCAAATCCTTCAACTGATTTCATATATTTTTCCAATCTAACATCCAAAAAAAATTACACTATTCTTAACGCATCAGGAGTGACAATTTCGAATGGGAGCATTTCTAATCAAGAAAAAATTGATATCAGCAACTATGCCAGCGGAACTTATTTCTTGAAGTTTAATAATATAACTTCTATTAAATTCATAAAGCAATAA
- a CDS encoding glycosyltransferase family 4 protein, whose translation MNKVLIIGYVWVAPNSSAAGSRMLQLITLFQKEGYEVTFASPAQRSERAMDLSLLHVKESPIELNDSSFDSFIQKMKPSIVLFDRFMMEEQFGWRVAEYSPNSLRILDTEDLHCLRKTRHEQLKKGESFSVEDLLSATIAKREIAAILRCDMSLIISSYEMELLQTVFKIDRNLLYYLPFLLPKVEKEKRISWKTFEERSHFVCIGNFLHAPNVDAVLQMKKRIWKNIRKQLPKVELHIYGAYMTQQIAQLHNEKEGFLVKGYAKEAKKVVENARVVIAPLRFGAGIKGKLTEGMSNGTPSITTSIGAEGMHANLPWNGFVEDDFEVFSEKAVTLYENENVWKKAQQKGIAIINQVYDKERLGTSFIMQVKKLQKGLELHRQQNFLGRVLQHQTLQATKYMSKWIEEKNK comes from the coding sequence ATGAATAAGGTTTTAATTATCGGTTATGTTTGGGTAGCACCTAATTCTTCAGCTGCAGGAAGTAGAATGTTGCAATTAATAACATTGTTTCAGAAGGAAGGATATGAAGTTACTTTTGCATCACCAGCTCAAAGAAGTGAAAGAGCAATGGATTTATCATTGTTGCATGTTAAAGAGAGCCCTATAGAGTTGAATGATAGTTCTTTTGATTCCTTTATTCAAAAAATGAAACCCTCTATAGTGTTATTCGATCGTTTTATGATGGAAGAGCAGTTTGGTTGGAGGGTAGCTGAATATTCGCCAAATTCATTACGTATATTAGATACAGAAGATTTACATTGCCTGAGAAAAACACGCCATGAACAGCTTAAGAAGGGAGAAAGTTTTTCAGTAGAAGATTTATTAAGTGCAACTATTGCCAAAAGGGAGATAGCTGCTATTTTACGATGTGACATGTCATTGATTATTTCTAGCTATGAAATGGAGTTACTTCAAACAGTTTTTAAGATAGATAGAAACTTACTGTATTACCTTCCGTTTTTATTACCTAAGGTAGAAAAGGAAAAACGTATTTCTTGGAAGACTTTTGAAGAAAGAAGTCATTTTGTTTGTATAGGAAATTTTTTACACGCTCCTAATGTTGATGCTGTTTTACAAATGAAAAAGAGAATATGGAAAAACATAAGAAAGCAATTGCCTAAAGTAGAGTTACATATTTACGGAGCGTATATGACTCAACAAATAGCTCAATTGCATAATGAAAAAGAGGGCTTTTTAGTAAAAGGATACGCCAAGGAGGCGAAAAAGGTAGTTGAGAACGCGCGAGTAGTAATTGCTCCGTTAAGATTTGGGGCGGGTATAAAAGGAAAGTTAACAGAAGGAATGAGTAATGGTACCCCCAGTATTACTACTTCAATAGGAGCAGAAGGAATGCACGCAAATTTACCGTGGAATGGTTTTGTTGAGGATGATTTTGAAGTATTTTCAGAAAAAGCAGTAACGTTGTATGAGAACGAAAATGTGTGGAAAAAAGCCCAACAAAAAGGAATCGCTATTATTAATCAGGTTTATGACAAAGAGCGCTTAGGAACTTCTTTTATTATGCAGGTGAAGAAGCTTCAAAAAGGTCTGGAATTGCATAGGCAACAAAATTTTTTAGGAAGGGTATTACAGCACCAAACATTGCAAGCTACTAAGTATATGAGTAAGTGGATTGAAGAGAAAAATAAATAA
- a CDS encoding hemolysin family protein gives MNIEIVIIIGSVLLSAFFSGMEIAFVSANKLHIELEKKQHGFLPKILRKLTQKSSKFITTMLVGNNISLVIYSYFMGKILINWFQLFLPSEYGVINYLLGDLRLLTQTTISTLLILITAEFLPKAIFRIYANEALKIFAIPAYFFYVLFHFISEFITKISDFLLHFFFKAKANEEQTAFSKEELGNYITEQLDGGGEAEEVDSEIQIFQNALGFHKVKAREIMVPRIEITAVDIHETVSSLKKQFIETGYSKIVVYKNSLDDILGYVNAFELFKKPRSIKAILLPVEIVPESMMVNDVLNTLIKKRKSIAVVVDEYGGTSGIITVEDIIEELFGEIEDEHDSQELLEEKVNEREFNFSARLEVDYLNEEYSLSLLKEEDYETLGGFIIHHIESIPKQGDVITIEEYHFKILKVGATKIDEVYLKVLDKEV, from the coding sequence ATGAATATAGAAATTGTTATAATTATAGGGTCAGTACTTCTTTCAGCCTTTTTTTCGGGTATGGAAATAGCTTTCGTTTCTGCAAATAAGTTACATATAGAGTTGGAAAAAAAGCAGCATGGGTTTTTGCCGAAAATTTTAAGAAAGCTTACTCAAAAATCTTCTAAATTCATTACTACAATGCTAGTGGGTAACAATATTTCATTGGTGATTTATAGTTACTTTATGGGAAAAATTTTAATTAATTGGTTTCAACTTTTTTTGCCTTCGGAGTATGGTGTTATAAATTATCTATTGGGCGATTTGAGATTACTGACGCAAACAACAATTTCTACATTATTAATTTTAATTACGGCAGAATTTCTTCCAAAGGCTATTTTTAGAATTTACGCAAATGAAGCATTAAAAATTTTTGCTATTCCAGCGTACTTCTTTTATGTTCTTTTCCATTTTATATCAGAGTTTATAACAAAAATATCAGATTTTTTACTACACTTTTTCTTTAAAGCGAAAGCAAACGAAGAGCAAACAGCATTTAGTAAAGAAGAGTTAGGAAATTATATTACAGAACAACTAGATGGAGGAGGGGAGGCGGAAGAAGTAGATTCTGAGATTCAGATATTTCAAAATGCTTTAGGGTTTCATAAAGTAAAGGCGCGTGAAATTATGGTACCCCGTATAGAAATTACAGCGGTAGATATTCATGAAACAGTAAGTAGTTTAAAAAAACAATTTATAGAAACAGGGTATTCAAAGATTGTAGTTTATAAAAATTCGCTAGATGATATTCTCGGATACGTAAACGCATTTGAATTGTTTAAAAAACCGCGTTCTATAAAAGCCATATTGTTACCTGTAGAAATTGTTCCAGAATCAATGATGGTTAACGATGTTTTAAATACTTTGATAAAGAAAAGAAAAAGTATTGCAGTTGTAGTAGATGAGTATGGAGGAACTTCAGGAATCATCACTGTTGAAGATATTATAGAAGAGCTCTTTGGAGAAATAGAAGACGAACACGATAGTCAAGAATTATTAGAAGAAAAAGTAAATGAAAGAGAATTTAATTTCTCAGCAAGGCTAGAGGTTGATTATTTGAATGAGGAATATAGTTTGTCTTTGTTAAAAGAAGAAGATTATGAAACCTTAGGAGGCTTTATCATTCATCATATAGAAAGCATTCCAAAACAAGGAGATGTTATTACAATAGAGGAATATCATTTCAAAATATTAAAAGTAGGAGCTACTAAAATAGATGAAGTTTATTTAAAAGTGCTAGATAAAGAGGTTTAA
- a CDS encoding peptidylprolyl isomerase, producing the protein MAILSKIRERSMFLILVIGLALFAFVLDPSTIGDFFNSSKQNTVGEVNGEDISRQDFAEAVETYKAQTGNKVSEMQAAKTVWNNLVRQRIYQKQLEEAGITVGESDIMNAIYEAPSIQNDPRFQTEGVFDKEKLKEHLATIKDENNAEWKAWQNYMLSLKESIEKKTYDNLVSAGLGASLKEGENQYFTENTKVDASYVYVPYTSIPDSTVTIKKSEVKRYLENHSADFQVEASRDISFVKFDVVPTAKDEEAIKNEVAKLVEDSVNERNVPLKGLRNTVDYAEFLEENKSDLPLDENFKFKVEVPQVIADQIFDGKKGDVFGPYKDKEFFKLSKVTEVTSIPDSVRASHILVRFVGTSGAAPEVVKSEEEAKKTADSLLAVVKADKSKFADLAKKFSSDKGSAEKGGDLDWFTYNRMVPAFRDYCFTNKKGDIGVVKSQFGFHIIKIDDQKNFQNVVKLVTLARKIEASEETENAIFQNAETFALELTKGANFDELVKEKKLSSQPAVGLKVLDENVPGIGDEREIVTWAFGKDTEIGAFKRFDISNGGHVVAIITGVTSKGLMPVDKAVAEVRPILVNEKKAKIIEEKIKGATLADIAESVGVSVRKAEGVNLQSPTLSGVGYEPKVIGAMINAKENEVYKDIVGDRGVYAFVVSKKELPTSLENYDTYRKRIAEQRKNQSYQMYEAIKKVSNIEDNVSAYYGIQ; encoded by the coding sequence ATGGCAATTTTATCGAAGATTAGAGAGCGCTCGATGTTCTTAATTCTTGTAATCGGATTAGCACTTTTTGCTTTTGTATTAGATCCTTCAACGATAGGAGATTTTTTTAACTCATCTAAGCAGAATACTGTTGGGGAAGTAAATGGAGAAGATATTTCTCGACAAGACTTTGCTGAGGCTGTAGAGACTTATAAAGCACAAACAGGTAACAAAGTTTCTGAAATGCAAGCAGCTAAAACTGTTTGGAATAATCTTGTTAGACAAAGAATATATCAAAAGCAATTAGAAGAGGCAGGGATTACAGTTGGAGAATCAGATATTATGAATGCTATATATGAAGCACCATCCATACAAAATGATCCAAGATTTCAGACTGAAGGTGTTTTTGATAAAGAAAAATTAAAGGAACATCTTGCTACCATAAAGGATGAAAATAATGCAGAGTGGAAAGCATGGCAAAATTATATGCTTTCATTAAAGGAAAGTATTGAAAAAAAGACATATGATAATTTAGTATCTGCTGGTTTAGGAGCATCTTTAAAAGAAGGAGAAAACCAGTATTTTACTGAAAATACAAAAGTAGATGCATCATATGTGTATGTTCCTTATACCTCTATTCCTGATAGTACAGTAACTATTAAGAAAAGTGAGGTGAAAAGATACCTAGAAAACCATAGTGCAGATTTTCAAGTAGAGGCTTCAAGAGATATTAGCTTTGTGAAATTTGATGTAGTTCCTACTGCCAAAGATGAAGAAGCTATTAAAAATGAAGTTGCTAAGCTAGTAGAAGATTCTGTAAATGAAAGAAATGTACCTTTAAAAGGGTTGAGAAATACTGTAGATTATGCAGAGTTCTTAGAAGAAAATAAATCGGATTTACCATTGGATGAAAACTTTAAGTTTAAAGTAGAAGTACCTCAGGTAATTGCCGATCAAATTTTTGATGGTAAAAAAGGAGATGTTTTTGGTCCATATAAAGATAAAGAATTCTTTAAATTATCTAAAGTAACAGAAGTTACTAGTATCCCAGATTCAGTAAGAGCAAGTCATATCTTAGTACGATTTGTAGGAACTTCTGGGGCAGCTCCAGAGGTAGTTAAGAGTGAAGAAGAGGCTAAGAAAACAGCGGATAGCTTATTGGCAGTTGTAAAAGCTGACAAAAGTAAATTTGCTGATTTAGCAAAAAAGTTTTCTTCAGATAAAGGGTCTGCGGAAAAAGGAGGAGATTTAGACTGGTTTACTTATAATAGAATGGTTCCTGCTTTTAGAGATTATTGTTTTACTAATAAAAAAGGAGATATTGGAGTAGTAAAGTCACAATTTGGATTTCATATTATTAAGATTGATGACCAAAAGAACTTCCAGAATGTGGTTAAGTTGGTAACTTTGGCTCGTAAAATAGAAGCATCGGAAGAAACTGAAAATGCAATATTTCAAAATGCAGAAACATTTGCTTTAGAGTTAACAAAAGGAGCTAATTTTGATGAATTGGTAAAAGAAAAGAAACTTTCTTCTCAACCAGCCGTAGGGTTGAAGGTGTTAGATGAAAATGTACCAGGAATAGGGGATGAGAGAGAAATTGTAACATGGGCTTTTGGAAAAGATACAGAAATAGGTGCTTTTAAACGTTTTGATATTTCTAATGGAGGACATGTAGTGGCAATCATTACTGGAGTAACTTCTAAAGGTTTAATGCCAGTAGATAAGGCAGTGGCAGAAGTTCGTCCTATTCTAGTAAATGAGAAGAAAGCTAAAATTATAGAAGAAAAAATTAAAGGAGCAACCTTAGCGGATATTGCAGAATCTGTAGGAGTAAGCGTACGTAAAGCAGAAGGAGTTAACTTACAATCACCAACCTTATCAGGTGTTGGATATGAGCCTAAAGTGATTGGAGCAATGATTAATGCAAAAGAAAATGAGGTTTATAAGGATATAGTAGGAGATAGAGGTGTATATGCTTTTGTAGTATCTAAAAAAGAGCTGCCAACGAGTTTAGAGAACTACGATACTTATAGAAAAAGAATAGCAGAGCAGCGAAAAAATCAATCGTATCAAATGTATGAAGCAATTAAAAAAGTTTCTAATATAGAGGATAATGTTTCTGCTTACTACGGAATTCAATAA
- a CDS encoding heme-binding domain-containing protein yields the protein MKISPKGGLLIVLVFAGMQFFKPNKNEGESSSLTYFITETKANKEVVEVLKSACFDCHSSITKYPWYYNITPVNYWMAHHIEEGKEHLNLSEWQSYSLKKKAHKMEEIYEEMEEREMPLKSYTWTHADARLTENQIKTIVDWAKEQESIYEAKLN from the coding sequence ATGAAAATTTCACCAAAAGGGGGCTTGTTAATAGTGCTTGTTTTTGCAGGAATGCAATTTTTTAAACCGAATAAAAATGAAGGAGAATCAAGTTCGTTAACGTATTTTATAACAGAAACGAAAGCAAATAAAGAAGTGGTAGAAGTTCTTAAATCGGCATGTTTTGATTGTCATAGTAGCATTACAAAATACCCTTGGTACTATAATATAACACCTGTTAATTATTGGATGGCGCATCATATTGAAGAAGGAAAGGAGCATTTAAATCTTTCTGAATGGCAGTCTTACTCACTAAAAAAGAAGGCACATAAAATGGAGGAAATTTATGAGGAGATGGAAGAAAGAGAAATGCCTTTAAAATCATATACTTGGACGCATGCAGATGCTAGGTTAACAGAAAACCAGATAAAAACTATTGTAGATTGGGCTAAGGAACAGGAATCTATTTACGAGGCGAAACTAAATTAA